One genomic window of Xanthobacter dioxanivorans includes the following:
- a CDS encoding acyl-CoA dehydrogenase family protein, translating into MDFALPQELAALEARTSAFVREEILPFETDPRRTAHGPTDDLRRELVAKARAAGLLSPHVAREWGGLGLSHLGKAVVFEAAGYSMLGPVALNIAAPDEGNMHLLAEVASPAQNARFLAPMAVGETRSCFLMTEPHPGAGADPSLMKTTAVREGDHFVVNGVKWLITGAEGAAFAIVMARTVVDGRDVGATMFLTDLPAAGFRIARALDTLDSSFTGGHAEVALENLRVPASDVLGAVGEGFRYAQARLVPARLTHCMRWLGAARRAHDIATDYASRREAFGGTLLSHEGLGFMLADNEIDLHTTRLAIRHAAWLLDQGQKANVESSMVKVFASEAIFRIVDRSLQVLGGLGMTRDTEVERIFRDVRGFRIYDGPSEVHRWNIARRLARGAAVKAMPEGRAA; encoded by the coding sequence ATGGACTTTGCGCTTCCCCAAGAGCTCGCTGCGCTGGAGGCCCGCACATCGGCCTTCGTGCGAGAGGAGATCCTGCCCTTCGAGACCGACCCCCGCCGCACCGCCCATGGCCCCACCGACGACCTGCGCCGCGAGCTGGTGGCCAAGGCGCGCGCCGCCGGCCTGCTGAGCCCCCATGTGGCGCGGGAATGGGGCGGGCTCGGCCTCTCCCACCTCGGCAAAGCGGTGGTGTTCGAGGCGGCGGGCTATTCCATGCTCGGCCCGGTGGCGCTCAACATCGCCGCGCCGGACGAGGGCAACATGCACCTCCTCGCCGAGGTGGCGAGCCCGGCGCAGAACGCGCGTTTCCTCGCGCCCATGGCGGTGGGCGAGACCCGCTCCTGCTTCCTGATGACCGAGCCCCATCCGGGCGCCGGCGCCGACCCCTCCCTCATGAAGACCACAGCGGTGAGGGAGGGCGACCACTTCGTCGTCAACGGCGTGAAATGGCTCATCACCGGCGCCGAGGGCGCTGCCTTCGCCATCGTCATGGCACGGACCGTCGTGGACGGGCGGGACGTGGGCGCCACCATGTTCCTCACCGATCTGCCGGCGGCAGGCTTCCGCATCGCCCGCGCGCTCGACACGCTGGACAGCTCCTTCACCGGCGGCCACGCGGAAGTGGCGCTGGAGAATTTGCGCGTTCCCGCGTCCGACGTGCTCGGCGCCGTGGGCGAGGGCTTCCGCTATGCCCAGGCGCGGCTGGTGCCGGCGCGGCTCACCCACTGCATGCGCTGGCTGGGCGCGGCGCGGCGTGCCCATGACATCGCCACCGACTATGCGTCGCGGCGCGAGGCGTTCGGCGGCACGCTGCTGTCCCACGAGGGCCTCGGCTTCATGCTGGCCGACAACGAGATCGACCTGCACACCACCCGCCTCGCCATCCGCCACGCCGCATGGCTGCTGGACCAGGGCCAGAAGGCGAACGTGGAAAGCTCCATGGTCAAGGTGTTCGCCTCCGAAGCCATCTTCCGCATCGTGGACCGCTCGCTCCAGGTGCTGGGCGGCCTCGGCATGACGCGCGATACGGAGGTGGAGCGCATCTTCCGCGACGTGCGCGGATTCCGCATCTACGACGGCCCGTCCGAGGTCCACCGCTGGAACATCGCCCGCCGGCTCGCCCGTGGCGCGGCCGTGAAGGCCATGCCGGAAGGGAGAGCCGCGTGA
- a CDS encoding SDR family NAD(P)-dependent oxidoreductase, protein MGLALPLPLPASMPGLAGKIVIVTGGGRGLGRAVAEGFAAAGAHVVLTGRSAGTLAEAAAAIATHGGSAEGIAADVASEADVEALARAVVERHGRIDVLVNNAGINPWYKTAEDTSLDEWRQVVETNLTGVFLAARAAGRVMLAQGEGAIVNITSVAGRVGLARTTAYCAAKGGVELMTRQLALEWAKKGVRVNAVGPGYFETELTEGMRQNPKLAERVTGRTPMGRFGHPQELVGACLFLASPAASYITGASLAVDGGWTAA, encoded by the coding sequence ATGGGCCTCGCCCTTCCCCTGCCCCTTCCCGCGTCCATGCCCGGTCTTGCCGGCAAGATCGTCATCGTCACCGGGGGCGGTCGGGGCCTCGGCCGCGCCGTAGCGGAGGGCTTTGCCGCCGCCGGCGCCCATGTGGTGCTCACCGGCCGCAGCGCCGGGACGCTGGCCGAGGCCGCCGCCGCGATCGCCACCCACGGCGGATCGGCCGAGGGCATCGCCGCCGACGTGGCCAGCGAGGCGGACGTCGAGGCGCTGGCCCGCGCGGTGGTGGAGCGCCATGGCCGCATCGACGTGCTCGTCAACAATGCCGGCATCAATCCCTGGTACAAGACCGCCGAGGATACGAGCCTCGACGAGTGGCGGCAGGTGGTGGAGACCAACCTCACCGGCGTGTTCCTCGCCGCCCGCGCGGCAGGCCGAGTGATGCTGGCCCAGGGCGAAGGCGCCATCGTCAACATCACTTCCGTCGCCGGCCGGGTGGGGCTGGCGCGGACCACCGCCTATTGCGCCGCCAAGGGCGGGGTGGAGCTGATGACCCGCCAGCTCGCCCTCGAATGGGCGAAGAAGGGCGTGCGGGTGAATGCGGTCGGCCCCGGCTATTTCGAAACCGAGCTGACCGAAGGCATGCGCCAGAACCCGAAGCTCGCCGAGCGCGTCACCGGCCGCACGCCCATGGGCCGCTTCGGTCATCCGCAGGAGCTGGTCGGCGCCTGCCTGTTCCTCGCCTCGCCCGCCGCCTCCTACATCACCGGCGCCTCGCTGGCGGTGGACGGCGGCTGGACCGCCGCCTGA
- a CDS encoding CaiB/BaiF CoA transferase family protein: MALAGLKVLDLTRLLPGAFCSLMLADLGADVLKIEQPEGGDYNRTFPPLNRAESGSFLLLNRNKKSLTLNLKSEDGRAILLKLVAEADVLLEGFRPGVMDRLGLGYETLAEVNPRLVYCAISGYGQDGPSRLKPGHDLNYLAEAGALQLFGKAGEGPIVPGLSIADVGGGSLMASTGILAALLARATTGRGQFVDVSMHDGAMSWLSLHGADHLFAGIEPKGGERPFIGQAPCYNVYACADGKYVALGLIEEHFWHRFCDAVGLPELKDEQWPRGDRETAQKATLAELFTRKSRDEWVTQLEAADIPFGPVFSMAEAFDDPHARHRQMLLSMEHPVEGTIPQLGFPVKYSGTPCTLRTPPPLLGEHNGEVLAGIGYSEDEITALKAGKVI; the protein is encoded by the coding sequence TTGGCCCTTGCCGGCCTCAAGGTGCTGGACCTCACCCGCCTGCTGCCGGGCGCATTCTGCTCGCTGATGCTGGCCGACCTCGGCGCCGACGTCCTCAAGATCGAGCAGCCCGAGGGCGGTGACTACAACCGCACCTTTCCGCCGCTGAACCGCGCGGAATCCGGCTCCTTCCTGCTGCTCAACCGCAACAAGAAGAGCCTGACGCTGAACCTCAAATCGGAAGACGGCCGGGCGATCCTGCTCAAGCTGGTGGCGGAAGCGGACGTGTTGCTGGAGGGCTTCCGCCCCGGCGTCATGGACCGCCTCGGCCTCGGCTACGAGACGCTGGCTGAGGTCAACCCGCGCCTCGTCTATTGCGCCATCTCCGGATACGGGCAGGATGGGCCGAGCCGGCTCAAGCCCGGCCACGATCTCAACTATCTGGCCGAGGCGGGCGCGCTGCAATTGTTCGGCAAGGCGGGCGAGGGCCCCATCGTGCCGGGCCTGTCCATCGCCGACGTGGGCGGTGGCTCGCTGATGGCGTCCACAGGCATCCTCGCCGCGCTGCTGGCGCGGGCGACCACAGGGCGCGGCCAGTTCGTGGACGTCTCCATGCACGACGGCGCCATGTCGTGGCTGTCCCTGCACGGGGCCGACCACCTCTTCGCGGGGATCGAGCCGAAGGGCGGCGAACGTCCCTTCATCGGGCAGGCGCCCTGCTACAACGTCTATGCCTGCGCCGACGGGAAGTACGTCGCCCTCGGCCTCATCGAGGAGCACTTCTGGCATCGCTTCTGCGACGCCGTCGGCCTTCCCGAGCTGAAGGACGAGCAATGGCCGCGGGGCGATCGGGAGACGGCGCAGAAGGCGACTCTCGCCGAGCTTTTCACCCGGAAGTCGCGTGATGAATGGGTGACGCAGCTCGAAGCCGCCGACATCCCCTTCGGCCCGGTCTTCTCCATGGCGGAGGCGTTCGATGACCCCCATGCCCGCCACCGCCAGATGCTGCTGTCCATGGAACATCCGGTGGAGGGCACCATTCCCCAGCTCGGCTTCCCGGTGAAATATTCCGGCACGCCCTGCACCCTGCGCACGCCCCCCCCACTGCTCGGCGAGCACAATGGCGAGGTACTGGCAGGCATCGGCTATTCGGAAGACGAGATCACCGCACTGAAGGCTGGCAAGGTGATCTAA